The following DNA comes from Hyphococcus flavus.
CATATCGGCCGGCTGAGAAAAGCGCTCAACAAATACAAACAGGGCGATGCAATCAGAACCGTTCGTTCGGCCGGATACGCTCTTGATATGCGATAATAAAAACCCGCCTTTCGGCGGGTTTTCTTGTTTTATACCAATTTAGAAAAGTTATCCTGCTGCGCGGCGCCGTTCGAGTTGCGCAGCAGGCCGTCTGACTTCAGTCCGATCACGGCGCTGCGGCGGTTGAAACGCCATCCGGGCATGATGCGAGCAATATGACTTTCCAACCATGGCGGGCTGACCGCAAAAGTGGAAATCATCTTTCGCCGGGTCACCGATTGGCCACTTGCACATATTGTTCTTGATCGTATTGACCGTGGTTTTATCACCAGAATCCAAAACCAGCGGCGCGATGCTGTCCGGCTCTGGAATAACGGGCCGCAACTCAGCGCGCTCGGGTTTCACGACGGTCTCTTCTTTCCTGACCGCAGTAGGAGCACAGCCGCGCTGAGGCTTTGCTGGCGTCGCGCGACCAGAAAGCCCTAATCGATGCACTTTCCCGATGACCGCGTTCCTTGTAACGCCGCCCATTTTGTTCGCGATTTGGGCGGCCGAGAGCCCCTCCGCCCACAAGGTCTTCAAAAGCTCCACCCGCTCATCTGTCCAAGCCATTTCGACCATCTCCTTCGTATCTATCGGGATTGCGCCTGCCGCATGGATGTGCTTCACAATATTTTGTGCCGTGAATATCCGCTGTCCCTACAGCGTCTAAATATAGTATCCAATAAGATCAGAAACACAACATGGCGCCTAAACAAATTTTTGCCCACCATATGTTGATAACCCGTCAGGCTTGACGGATGCCCATCAGCGGGCACACATCGTTGCATTGCAGCAACCGGAAATTGTCATGTCTGTCATCGACACCGCCCAACCCGTTGGTCATGAGCCGTCATCAAAAAGCGCCGACGCCAATTTCGGCGCACGCCGTTTCGGACGCGTGAACTGGCTTGGCCTTTGGACCCTTTATGCAAAGGAAGTCCGGCGGTTCCTGAAAGTTATTTTCCAGACCGTTGTTGCGCCGGTTATCTCAACGCTCCTGTTCCTGATCGTCTTTACGCAGGCTTTTGCAGACTCGCGCCCCGACATTAACGGCGTGCCGTTTGTTGAGTTTCTCGCGCCAGGCCTGATCATGATGGCGGTACTGACGAATGCATTCACAAACTCCGCGTCATCATTGATCATTTCAAAAGTTCAAGGATCAATTGTCGATGTGCTGATGCCGCCGCTTTCAGCAGCGGAAATCGCTGTTGCGTTTATTGCCGGGGCGGCGACGCGCGGGCTTCTGGTCGGCTTTGTGACTGCTGTCACTTGTGCATCTTTCATGTTCGCCATCGGGACGCCAATGCAAGTCCAAGCTGTATCGGCAATACTGTACTTTTCTCTTATCGCTGCGATTATTTTCGCCGCGATTGGCGTCATCGGTGGGATATGGGCGGACAAGTTTGATCAGATGGCCGCCGTAACGAACTTTGTGATCACACCGCTGACATTTTTGTCGGGCACGTTCTATTCGATAGAGCGCCTGCCCGAACCATTTCGCACGATCAGCCATTACAACCCAGTCTATTATATGATTGACGGTTTCCGCTCAGGGTTTACCGGCGTGGCCGAAGCGCCAATGAGCATCGGTATTGGAATCACGGTTTTTTTCGCAATACTATTTTCCGCTATCGCGTATCTGATGCTCCGGACTGGGTATAAAATCAAAGAATAGATGACTGACGAAGCGTACCCTGAAGATCTAATTGTGCCCTTTCAAGTGGCCGATACCGCTGTGCGCGGACGAATTGTCAGGCTCGCCGGCGCCATAGATGACATCCTGGACGCGCACGCATTTCCTGATCCCGTTTCCGAACTCGTTGGTGAAACAGTCGCGCTCGTCGCCATGATGGGCGCAGCGCTGAAATTTGACGGAAAACTGATTTTTCAAGCGCAGGGTGACGGCATTACACCGCTCGTCGTTGCTGATTATTCCGCCAACGGCACAGTACGGGCAACCGCAAAGGTCAATGATGCGGCCGTTGCGTTAAACACGGCAACACCCCGCCAGCTTCTCGGCGCCGGATCGATCGTGATGACCATAGATCAAGGATCGGACATGGACCGCTACCAGGGCGTCACGCCAATCGAAGGGGAAACGCTTGCGGAAGCGGCAGTCGCTTACTTTGATCAGTCCGAACAGATCCCTACAGCCATAAAACTTGCAGTCGGGAAGGTATCGAAACCCGGCGAATCTGAAACCTGGCGCGCCGGCGGTGTGATGGCGCAATTTGTTCCTGGCGAAGGCGGGATCAGGGAACGTGGCGAAGCCGCCCTGCAAACCGCTGACGAGCGCGAAATCTGGGATCGTGCCGCTGCCTTTCTCGAAACAGTGCAAGCAGATGAACTGCTGGATCCTTCCATTAGTGCCGAGACTTTACTCTATAGGCTGTTTCACGAGGATGGTGTTCGCGTTTTTGACCCGCTGCCGGTACGCCATGAATGCAGTTGCAATCAGGAAAAAATCACCGCCGTCTTGTCGAGATATTCGAAGGAAGACTTAAGCGACATGGTGGAGGACGGCGCCATTACGGTTTCTTGTGAGTTCTGCCGCAAAGATTATAAATTCTCCCCTGATGGCGCACCACAAGCGGACCAACATCGATGAAAAAGAAACGCTTCAAAAAAGAATTGGAAGACCTTGAGTTTGAGCTCGCAAAACTCCAGGAAACGGTTTCCCGAAAAGGGTTGAAGCTCGCCATTGTCTTTGAGGGGCGCGATGCAGCAGGCAAGGGCGGCGCCATAAAAACCATCATGCGCCGTATGAATGCGCGCATCTGGCGCATCGCCGCTTTACCCAAACCATCCGATCGCGAACGCACGCAATGGTATTTCGAACGCTATGTTGCGCACCTGCCGGCGGGCGGAGAAATCGTTCTTTTTGACCGCTCATGGTACAATCGAGCCGTGATTGAACCGGTGATGGGTTTTTGCTCGCCGGAAGAACATGAAACTTTCATGCGCGAAGTTCCCATGTTTGAAAAGATGCTTATCGACAGCGGCTTGATCCTCATAAAATTCTGGATCCACGTTTCGCCCGAGGAACAGGAAGCGCGCTTTCAGGATCGCGCTACCGATCCGCGCAAACGCTGGAAACTTTCACCGATTGACTTGAAAGCCCGAGATCTGTGGATCGAGTTCACGCGTTATCGTGACAAAATGTTTGAACGAACTTCCACGCAAGACGCGCCATGGCTTGTGGTTGATGGTAACGACAAGGAAAAAGCGCGGCTCAATATTATCCGGGCGATCCTCGACCGCGTTCCTTACGAATTCAACAAAGACGCTTTTGATCCTATAACACTGCCGCCGCGCCCGAAGATTGAAGATAGTGACTATAAAGAACCGGCTCTTGACGCCCTTAATTGTGTCAAAGATTACTATCCGGACAGCTAAACAGGCGCTTTTCCCAACTTGGAACCAATTCCATTGCCTTCTGTTACCTTAAAAACAGGAGGACTATGTCATGAAAGCGAAAGCAATGATTGCTGCGCTAGCATTGGCCACTGCAGGCTGTGCAACAGGCGCTTATGGGCCCGTATATGAACGCGCAAGCTCACAATATGATGACGGGTATTCTGAAACGCGCATCGACGACAATCGTTACCGCGTACAATATCGCGTTGACAATGGTGACTTACGCCTCGCTCAGGACTGGGCGTTGCGCCGCGCTGCTGAACTAACACTCAGCCAGCGCTATGACTGGTTTCAGGTCATCAGCCGTAACCGCATGTTCCGCGATGATGACTTTGATCGTTATGAGTCTTTCCGTACATACAACGACCGATATAACGATTACCCACGATATGACTCCCGCTATGACGATGAAGCAGTCGCAGTCGTTGAGATTGTGATGGGCAACAACCCGCCGCCGCGAAGCGCCAGCGTTTACGACGCACGTGATGCGCTGGATTACACCCGCGGACGGACACGATATTAACTTTCCAACCAGTGAGTCAAAGTTCGGGAGCGTGCGGATTTTTGCTCGCGCGCTCCCACATTTTTACATCGCGCATCCAGCGCCCGTACCCGGACACCATAGCGAGCGCAAAACCATAGACGCCGCCGCGAAAATATTGCTGCAGAAAATACTTCTTTGAAAAATATACAGGCAGGCCGAATAGAATTCTCAAGGCGAGATACGGTTTCGATTTTAACGGCAGGGCTTGTGCACGCACTGAGGAATTGCGGTTCACCTTGGCAATGAATTGCTCTGCGCCGGTAAAAGCGTGGTGCAGAATCGGCTCATTTAACCTGCCCAAATTAACGCCCGATGGAATATCGAATTGATCCCAAGCTTTATGCGACGGCGCACGAACGACGCGGCGATCGTAAAGTTTATGGCGCTTCTGCAGACCGAAATCACGCCAGGGCCTGCCCACCGGGGGCGCCAGCGCCAATGGCGTCATATAGATTTTTTGTTCCGGCTCGCCATTACGGAACTTCGCGGCAATCTCCGCAGCTAATGCCGAAGAGATAAGCTCGTCGGCGTCAAGATCTAACAGCCAGTCATTGGCGCAAGCATCTTCCGCCAGCCGTTTTTGATGACCGTTGCCAAGCCATTCATGATGGATAACCCGCGCGCCGGCGTCTTCTGCGATCTCAATCGTCCGGTCCGTCGAGCCGGAATCGATGACGATGACTTCCTGTACGACCTGCAACGCAGCGCGCACTACCTCACCGATCATCCGCTCTTCATTGAGGGTGCGAATATAGGCGGAAATAGGAGGTTTCAAATTAGAAGCAGTCATGCAATGGCAAGTAGCCTAATCCGCAGCCCGCCGGAAGGTGCTGTCTATTGTATGGGAAATCGCCAAACGCCATCGACCAATTCCGCATACCAACAGCGGTAATGGTTCGAAGGCGTGTCAAGCCATATGTCGCCTTCCCGTTTTGGCCAGTCCGAGTCTGCGCACTCCTCAACTAAACAAATGCACGCCCCTCCGACAGCATCGATCTCGGCACCGTCAAGCATTTCTGAGTCTGCACGGTATGTATATACGAAATCAGGCAAAATGTTTTCCTCATCAAAGACTGAAGATTGCTCTTGAAACGCTTCGCTTATGGCCGAGACAGTTTCATCGTCTGGAATTCCCAACGGATCGATACCGTAAGCATTAATGACACCACCAACGGTCGGTCGACGGAAATGTGTCTTGATTATTCTTGCTTGCTCAAGCTCCGACGCACGATCAGTGCACATAACAATAATATCATCTTGCAAAGAAGTACCTGTGCATGATGCATCATACACTGCTTCTATGGTGGATGTCGTAAACCTAGCCAGTGTTTCATAAGCGCCTTCAACAGAGAAATGAGCCCCATACGCATACTGAGCAAATCTTTCTGGGGCCATCCTCTCCTGATCACTGTGGAAAGAAACTCGCATGCAGTGACTACCAGGATCGCCAGGTTTGCTAACGTGTTCTTCCCTTTCACAAAACTCGCACGTATATGAAATACACTCATCAAAGGTGCCAGTAACCCGCACAACCTTGCCGTCCCATGTCCGGGGATTTTTCTGAATTTCAGAAATTGACGTTTCTATGGGCCCAGAGACCTGCGGCGTAACGCAGGCCCCCGAGGCGAAGAGCATGACAAAGAAAGTGGCTTTTTTCATTCGCAGTAACGCTTCAATTGTTAACCAGCCCGCACCTCCGTGATCCACGCATTCACAGTCTCTTCAAGGATGGCCATCGGCACTGGACCGTCTTTCAGAATAACGTCATGAAATGCACGAATGTCGAAATTATCGCCAAGCGCCGCTTCGGCGCGCCCGCGAAGTTCAAGAATTTTTATCATGCCTATCTTATACGCTGTCGCTTGACCGGGCATGACTACATATCGCTCAATCGCATTGATGCAGTCCCCTTCGGGGTTGGGCGTGTTTTCGAGAAGATAATCAATCGCCTCTTCGCGAGTCCATTTTTTATGATGTATGCCTGTATCAACGACGAGTCGCGCTGCCCGCCAAAGCTCCATGGCAAGGCGTCCAAAGTCCGAATATGGATCTTCGTAAAGCCCCATTTCCTTTGGGATAAACTCTGAATAAAGCCCCCACCCTTCGGAATAAGCAGTGAACCCGCCAAATTTCCTGAAGCTCGGGACATCTTCCAGCTCCTGAGCAATTGCGATCTGCATATGATGGCCCGGAATGCCTTCGTGATAGGCGAGCGCTTCCATCTGATATGTCGGCATGTTCGCGGTGTTGTAGAGATTGGCGTAGAAGATGCCTGGGCGAGAGCCGTTCGGCGCAGGACGCTGATAGAAACCTTTGCCGGCAGCTTGCTCGCGGAATGGTTCAACACGGCGCACTTCCAACTCGGCCTTTGGGAAAGTGTAGAAAAGCTCATCGAGTCGCTCGCGCATAT
Coding sequences within:
- a CDS encoding GcrA family cell cycle regulator → MAWTDERVELLKTLWAEGLSAAQIANKMGGVTRNAVIGKVHRLGLSGRATPAKPQRGCAPTAVRKEETVVKPERAELRPVIPEPDSIAPLVLDSGDKTTVNTIKNNMCKWPIGDPAKDDFHFCGQPAMVGKSYCSHHARMAFQPPQRRDRTEVRRPAAQLERRRAAG
- a CDS encoding CC0125/CC1285 family lipoprotein, which codes for MKAKAMIAALALATAGCATGAYGPVYERASSQYDDGYSETRIDDNRYRVQYRVDNGDLRLAQDWALRRAAELTLSQRYDWFQVISRNRMFRDDDFDRYESFRTYNDRYNDYPRYDSRYDDEAVAVVEIVMGNNPPPRSASVYDARDALDYTRGRTRY
- a CDS encoding Hsp33 family molecular chaperone → MTDEAYPEDLIVPFQVADTAVRGRIVRLAGAIDDILDAHAFPDPVSELVGETVALVAMMGAALKFDGKLIFQAQGDGITPLVVADYSANGTVRATAKVNDAAVALNTATPRQLLGAGSIVMTIDQGSDMDRYQGVTPIEGETLAEAAVAYFDQSEQIPTAIKLAVGKVSKPGESETWRAGGVMAQFVPGEGGIRERGEAALQTADEREIWDRAAAFLETVQADELLDPSISAETLLYRLFHEDGVRVFDPLPVRHECSCNQEKITAVLSRYSKEDLSDMVEDGAITVSCEFCRKDYKFSPDGAPQADQHR
- the ppk2 gene encoding polyphosphate kinase 2; the encoded protein is MKKKRFKKELEDLEFELAKLQETVSRKGLKLAIVFEGRDAAGKGGAIKTIMRRMNARIWRIAALPKPSDRERTQWYFERYVAHLPAGGEIVLFDRSWYNRAVIEPVMGFCSPEEHETFMREVPMFEKMLIDSGLILIKFWIHVSPEEQEARFQDRATDPRKRWKLSPIDLKARDLWIEFTRYRDKMFERTSTQDAPWLVVDGNDKEKARLNIIRAILDRVPYEFNKDAFDPITLPPRPKIEDSDYKEPALDALNCVKDYYPDS
- a CDS encoding ABC transporter permease, which encodes MSVIDTAQPVGHEPSSKSADANFGARRFGRVNWLGLWTLYAKEVRRFLKVIFQTVVAPVISTLLFLIVFTQAFADSRPDINGVPFVEFLAPGLIMMAVLTNAFTNSASSLIISKVQGSIVDVLMPPLSAAEIAVAFIAGAATRGLLVGFVTAVTCASFMFAIGTPMQVQAVSAILYFSLIAAIIFAAIGVIGGIWADKFDQMAAVTNFVITPLTFLSGTFYSIERLPEPFRTISHYNPVYYMIDGFRSGFTGVAEAPMSIGIGITVFFAILFSAIAYLMLRTGYKIKE
- a CDS encoding glycosyltransferase family 2 protein — protein: MTASNLKPPISAYIRTLNEERMIGEVVRAALQVVQEVIVIDSGSTDRTIEIAEDAGARVIHHEWLGNGHQKRLAEDACANDWLLDLDADELISSALAAEIAAKFRNGEPEQKIYMTPLALAPPVGRPWRDFGLQKRHKLYDRRVVRAPSHKAWDQFDIPSGVNLGRLNEPILHHAFTGAEQFIAKVNRNSSVRAQALPLKSKPYLALRILFGLPVYFSKKYFLQQYFRGGVYGFALAMVSGYGRWMRDVKMWERASKNPHAPEL